In Candidatus Avedoeria danica, the following are encoded in one genomic region:
- a CDS encoding CRTAC1 family protein: protein MAARLAQITLDIPPDPRGFESAKLLDALLAGGVPADPQQQAVFGFQIAVAQLNSGRLEEAAASFQRLQSALRQTENLSDSANLRQITSLLAVTWLRSAETRNCALNHNADSCILPIKDGGVHKDTEAVDRAIPELTALVRSDPDDLTSRWLLNVAHMARGTWPDGIDERHRIDPSVFEAEDDIGRFVDIAPALGFDVAGRAGGVVVDDFTGDGNLDVLSSGWGPEEGLHFFVSGGDGTFEDRAAAAGLTGINGGLNMVQADYDGDGWLDVLVLRGAWRRGQTIFPNSLLRNRGDGTFEDVTEAAGMLSYHPTQTGAWSDFDGDGDLDLFVGNETTGDGNAHPNELWRNDGDGTFTDIARQTGLDIGGFTKAAVWGDYDNDGRPDLFLSHLGAPNALFHNDGPGEDGGWRFSNRTTIAGVAEPIISFPAWWWDYDNDGWLDLLVSGYGSTDPLAAASPMADIVADYLGQPNGGERLRLYHNNGDGTFENVAPKAGVDGVFMTMGSNHGDLDNDGWDDFYLGTGNPDFRTLDPSRMFRNAGDGTFRDITTSGGFGNLQKGHGIAFADLDNDGDQDVYADYGGAYEADWYPNALYENPGHGNHWVTLRLRGRGANPSAIGARVAVRVATPRGSRTLHRLVGSGGSFGANSLQVELGLGDATAVEAVAVIWPGGEAEAFTGIGIDSVWTLTAGAPAARPVAQAAFKLGGAGPAVRAGR, encoded by the coding sequence ATGGCCGCCCGGCTGGCGCAGATCACGCTCGACATCCCGCCCGACCCGCGCGGCTTCGAGAGCGCCAAGCTCCTCGACGCGCTGCTGGCCGGCGGCGTTCCGGCCGATCCGCAGCAGCAGGCGGTTTTCGGCTTCCAGATCGCCGTCGCTCAGCTGAACAGCGGCCGGCTCGAGGAGGCGGCGGCATCGTTCCAGCGGCTGCAGAGCGCGCTGCGACAGACCGAGAACCTGAGCGACTCGGCGAACCTGCGCCAGATCACTTCGCTGTTGGCCGTCACGTGGCTGCGTTCGGCCGAGACCCGGAACTGCGCCCTGAACCACAATGCCGATTCCTGCATCCTGCCGATCAAGGACGGCGGCGTGCACAAGGACACGGAGGCGGTCGACCGGGCGATTCCTGAGCTGACGGCGCTCGTCCGATCGGACCCGGACGACCTGACCAGCCGCTGGCTGCTGAACGTTGCCCACATGGCGCGCGGCACGTGGCCGGACGGAATCGACGAGCGCCACCGGATCGACCCGAGCGTCTTCGAGGCGGAGGACGACATCGGCCGCTTCGTCGACATCGCGCCGGCGCTCGGGTTCGACGTGGCCGGCCGGGCCGGCGGCGTCGTCGTCGACGACTTCACGGGCGACGGGAACCTCGACGTGCTGTCGTCCGGCTGGGGGCCCGAGGAGGGGCTGCACTTCTTCGTAAGCGGCGGCGACGGCACGTTCGAGGACCGCGCTGCGGCGGCAGGTCTGACCGGGATCAACGGCGGGCTGAACATGGTGCAGGCGGACTACGACGGTGACGGCTGGCTGGATGTCCTCGTGCTCCGCGGGGCGTGGCGCCGCGGGCAGACGATCTTTCCGAACTCACTCCTGCGCAACCGCGGCGACGGGACGTTCGAGGACGTGACCGAGGCGGCCGGGATGCTGAGCTACCACCCGACGCAGACCGGCGCCTGGTCGGACTTCGACGGCGACGGGGACCTCGACCTCTTCGTGGGCAACGAGACGACGGGTGACGGCAACGCCCACCCGAACGAGCTCTGGCGGAACGACGGCGACGGCACGTTCACGGACATCGCGCGCCAAACGGGCCTCGACATCGGCGGCTTCACCAAGGCGGCCGTGTGGGGCGACTACGACAACGATGGGCGGCCCGATCTCTTCCTCAGCCACCTCGGCGCGCCGAACGCGCTGTTCCACAACGACGGCCCGGGCGAGGACGGCGGCTGGCGGTTCAGCAACCGGACCACGATCGCCGGCGTCGCCGAGCCGATCATCAGCTTCCCGGCTTGGTGGTGGGATTACGACAACGACGGTTGGCTCGACCTCCTGGTCAGCGGCTACGGTTCGACCGACCCGCTGGCCGCCGCGAGCCCGATGGCCGACATCGTGGCGGACTACCTCGGCCAGCCCAACGGCGGCGAGCGCCTGAGGCTCTACCACAACAACGGGGATGGGACGTTCGAGAACGTCGCCCCGAAGGCCGGCGTCGACGGCGTCTTCATGACGATGGGCTCGAACCACGGCGACCTCGACAACGACGGCTGGGACGACTTCTACCTGGGCACGGGCAACCCCGACTTCCGCACGCTCGACCCGAGCCGGATGTTCCGGAACGCCGGCGACGGCACGTTCCGCGACATCACGACGTCCGGCGGCTTCGGCAACCTCCAGAAGGGGCACGGGATCGCGTTCGCCGACCTCGACAACGACGGCGACCAAGACGTGTACGCCGATTACGGCGGGGCGTACGAGGCGGACTGGTACCCGAACGCGCTCTACGAGAACCCCGGCCACGGCAACCACTGGGTCACGCTCCGGCTGCGTGGCCGCGGCGCGAACCCGTCCGCCATCGGCGCGCGCGTCGCGGTGCGCGTGGCGACGCCGCGGGGATCGCGGACGCTGCACCGGCTCGTGGGATCCGGCGGCAGCTTCGGCGCGAACAGCCTGCAGGTCGAGCTCGGGCTCGGCGACGCGACGGCCGTCGAAGCCGTGGCCGTGATCTGGCCGGGCGGCGAGGCCGAGGCCTTCACCGGGATCGGGATCGATTCCGTCTGGACGCTGACGGCCGGAGCGCCGGCTGCCCGTCCGGTCGCTCAGGCGGCGTTCAAGCTGGGCGGGGCTGGGCCTGCGGTGCGGGCGGGTCGGTAG
- a CDS encoding universal stress protein — protein MPTASLRTILVATTLSPDSDTVVALAARWAAAAGARLHVLHAMLLPIEYDDLPASGPLAPDAYAALETTLRARLDAQLARLAIGADVLGAAEIVDGTPWRVIRARAAEIHADVIVVGATDSDGLFDRLMGSTASHVLAGADRPVLVVRGRADGAPARVLAPVDLSPLAGQAFAAGCALVAAAAGQAGATVTALFVLDERQRGAGIQFSPEQMDRFAADELDRFTGTYAPSAPGLTLRNTVRVGEPREAILAAAEEGAADLVLIGTHGYTGWDRRVFGSVAADVMLRCPCSVLILPATGATDPPAPQAQPRPA, from the coding sequence ATGCCCACCGCCAGCCTCCGCACGATCCTCGTCGCCACGACGCTCTCGCCGGACAGCGACACCGTTGTCGCGCTCGCCGCCCGCTGGGCCGCGGCGGCCGGTGCACGGCTGCACGTGTTGCATGCCATGCTCCTGCCCATCGAGTACGACGACCTGCCGGCATCCGGTCCGCTGGCGCCGGACGCGTACGCCGCGCTCGAGACGACGCTTCGTGCGCGCCTCGACGCGCAGCTGGCGCGCCTGGCGATCGGCGCCGACGTCCTCGGCGCGGCCGAGATCGTCGACGGGACGCCGTGGCGGGTGATCCGCGCGCGCGCGGCCGAGATCCACGCGGACGTCATCGTCGTCGGCGCCACGGACAGCGATGGACTGTTCGACCGGCTCATGGGCTCGACGGCCTCGCACGTCCTGGCCGGTGCCGATCGGCCCGTTCTCGTCGTCCGCGGCCGAGCGGACGGCGCGCCGGCGCGCGTGCTGGCGCCGGTCGACCTCTCGCCGCTGGCCGGACAGGCCTTTGCGGCCGGCTGCGCGCTCGTGGCGGCGGCGGCGGGACAGGCGGGGGCGACGGTGACGGCGCTGTTCGTCCTCGACGAACGCCAGCGGGGCGCCGGGATCCAGTTCTCGCCGGAGCAGATGGATCGCTTCGCGGCCGACGAGCTCGACCGCTTCACCGGCACGTACGCTCCCTCGGCACCCGGCCTTACCCTCCGGAACACGGTGCGGGTGGGCGAGCCGCGCGAGGCGATCCTCGCGGCGGCCGAGGAAGGGGCCGCCGACCTCGTGCTCATCGGGACGCACGGCTACACCGGCTGGGACCGCCGCGTCTTCGGCAGCGTCGCCGCCGACGTGATGCTGCGCTGTCCGTGCAGCGTGCTGATCCTGCCGGCGACGGGTGCTACCGACCCGCCCGCACCGCAGGCCCAGCCCCGCCCAGCTTGA